A single genomic interval of Cucumis sativus cultivar 9930 chromosome 7, Cucumber_9930_V3, whole genome shotgun sequence harbors:
- the LOC101220566 gene encoding pentatricopeptide repeat-containing protein At4g21065 — protein sequence MPPHLVLCQKRTFSCSFLSSVKYVFFVSYPPFGSSHFYLCSSRNQSTKTHSVRPALGSTLKQSPMSYYASLLQSCVVRKAIEPGKQLHARICQVGISFNPLLATKLVNLYCICNSLTNAHLLFDRISKRNLFLWNVMIRGYAWNGPYELAISLYYQMRDYGLVPDKFTFPFVLKACSALSAMEEGKKIHKDVIRSGLESDVFVGAALIDMYAKCGCVESARQVFDKIDERDVVCWNSMLATYSQNGQPDESLALCRVMAFNGLKPTEGTFVISIAASADNGLLPQGKELHGYSWRHGFESNDKVKTALMDMYAKSGSVNVARSLFELLEEKRVVSWNAMITGYAMHGHANEALDLFKEMKGKVLPDHITFVGVLAACSHGGLLNEGKMHFRSMISDFNIWPTVQHYTCMIDLLGHCGRLEEAYKLIMEMRVEPDAGVWGALLHSCKIHGNVEMGELALEKLVELEPDDGGNYVILSNMYAQAGKWDGVARLRDLMMNKGLKKSIACSWIEVGNKVHAFLSEDTSHPKSEAIYAELKRTGKLMKEAGYAPQVGSVFHDVEDDEKVDMVSCHSERLAIAFGLISTSAGTKLLIIKNLRICEDCHVAIKFISKITEREITIRDVNRYHHFKDGVCSCGDFW from the coding sequence ATGCCTCCCCACCTTGTATTGTGCCAAAAGAGAACTTTTTCATGTTCGTTTCTTTCCTCCGTCAAATATGTATTCTTTGTTTCATATCCTCCGTTTGGATCGTCCCATTTCTATTTATGTTCATCTCGGAACCAGAGCACTAAAACTCACTCAGTCCGACCAGCTCTTGGGTCCACTTTGAAGCAGTCGCCGATGTCTTACTATGCTTCTCTCCTACAATCTTGTGTAGTTCGAAAGGCGATAGAGCCTGGAAAGCAGCTTCACGCTCGTATATGTCAAGTGGGTATTAGTTTCAACCCTCTTTTGGCTACTAAATTAGTCAATCTTTACTGCATTTGCAACTCTTTGACAAATGCTCATCTCTTGTTTGATAGAATTTCCAAACGAAATCTGTTCCTTTGGAATGTTATGATTCGAGGTTATGCTTGGAATGGACCATATGAGCTTGCAATTTCACTTTACTACCAAATGCGAGATTATGGGCTTGTGCCTGATAAATTCACCTTCCCCTTTGTGCTTAAAGCTTGCTCGGCTCTTTCTGCAATGGAAGAGGGAAAGAAGATACATAAAGATGTTATACGCTCTGGGTTGGAAAGTGATGTGTTTGTTGGTGCGGCCTTGATTGATATGTATGCTAAATGCGGTTGTGTAGAGAGTGCTCGACaggtgtttgataaaattgatGAGAGAGATGTTGTGTGTTGGAACTCCATGCTTGCAACTTATTCTCAAAATGGGCAACCTGATGAGTCACTTGCTTTATGTAGGGTGATGGCTTTTAATGGATTGAAGCCCACTGAGGGGACATTTGTCATCTCCATCGCAGCTTCGGCTGACAATGGCCTTTTACCTCAAGGGAAGGAGCTTCATGGTTATAGTTGGCGACATGGATTTGAGTCAAATGACAAGGTGAAAACTGCATTGATGGATATGTATGCCAAGAGTGGCTCAGTAAATGTGGCTAGGAGTTTGTTTGAGTTATTGGAGGAGAAGAGGGTAGTTTCGTGGAACGCCATGATAACTGGGTATGCAATGCATGGTCACGCTAATGAAGCTTTGGACTTGTTTAAGGAGATGAAAGGAAAAGTTTTACCTGATCATATAACTTTTGTTGGAGTTCTCGCTGCCTGCAGCCATGGAGGGTTGCTTAATGAAGGGAAGATGCATTTCAGATCAATGATAAGTGATTTTAATATATGGCCTACTGTTCAACACTACACTTGTATGATTGATCTACTTGGTCATTGTGGTCGCTTGGAAGAAGCTTACAAACTCATTATGGAAATGAGAGTAGAGCCAGATGCTGGTGTCTGGGGTGCGTTGCTTCATTCGTGCAAAATCCATGGCAATGTGGAGATGGGTGAGCTAGCATTAGAGAAGTTGGTTGAGCTTGAACCTGATGATGGTGGGAACTATGTGATTCTATCGAATATGTATGCTCAAGCTGGTAAATGGGATGGAGTTGCAAGACTAAGGGATCTCATGATGAATAAGGGgttgaagaaaagtattgCTTGTAGTTGGATAGAAGTGGGAAACAAAGTTCATGCCTTCTTGTCGGAAGATACTTCTCACCCCAAGTCTGAAGCAATCTATGCCGAGTTAAAACGGACAGGGAAGTTGATGAAAGAAGCTGGCTATGCACCGCAAGTTGGGTCAGTTTTCCACGatgttgaagatgatgaaaaggTTGATATGGTGTCCTGTCATAGTGAAAGATTAGCCATTGCTTTTGGACTCATCAGCACATCTGCGGGAACTAAGCTCTTAATTATTAAGAATCTTCGAATTTGTGAGGATTGTCATGTTGCAATAAAATTCATATCAAAGATCACTGAGAGGGAAATTACTATTAGGGATGTTAATCGTTATCATCACTTCAAAGATGGAGTTTGCTCTTGTGGTGATTTCTGGTGA